The DNA window TCCACTTTCCGTGTACAAGGTTCGCAGCCGATGCTGAGGTAGCCCTGGTTTTCGAGTGGGTGACGGGGTAAATTGTTCTCGCGGATGTAATCGTAAATCATTTTTGAGCTCCAGTCGAGCATGGGATGAAATCGCTTGGAACCGAATGGAGCATCCTGCTCAATTTTCATGTTTCTGCGATTGGCATTTTGATCGCCCCGAATCCCATTGATCCATACATCGTATTCGGCAAGAAAAGGTTCTACCGGTTGTGTTTTATTCATAAAACAACAATAATCCGGATCGCTGGTAAAATAGAATTGTCCTTTACCATCTTTTTGCAAATTACGCGCAACGGCAGAATGTACATCAATGATTTTAATTCCTAATAATGAAGCAATCTGATCTCTGAATACCAGGGTCTCCGGAAAGTGAAATCCGGTATTGATAAATAAAACCGGAATTTCAGGATCAATCGTGCTGAGAATATGAAGCATGGGAATGGAATGGGTCTGAAAAGAAGAGGTTGCAAACAACTTTTTTCCTTCTTTTTTGTAATTCCTTATATGAAGCTCAATTTCTGCGGGTGTCATGATGCAAATATATTAGCAAAACTGAATATGTCTTGCAAAAGAAAGTGGATTTGCCTCATGCATTTTTGCGGATTTCCGGGTTCTGCCGTTCATTTTCCTCCTTTGGATTTTCGGCTTTGTTTTTAATGTATTTTTGCAATGCGAAACGACCCTTTTTCACGATGAAAATTCAGCTCGATATGCTTCCGATGAGTCAGTGGTTTCAAGGTTTGCCTCATCCCTTGTTCATGGCCGGACCATGCAGTGCTGAGTCGGAAGAGCAAATGATGGAGGTGGCACAGGGAATTGCGGCGAGCGGAAAAGTCACCGTGCTTCGTGCGGGAATCTGGAAACCGAGGACTCGTCCCGACACCTTCGAAGGCCGTGGTGAACAAGCCTTGCCATGGTTAAATGCGGCTGCAAAACAAAATGGATTACTTAGTTTAACGGAAGTGGCCAATGCCGCTCATGTGGAAGCAGCGTTAAAAGCTGAAATCGACATGTTATGGGTGGGGGCGCGGACTACCGTAAATCCATTTTCGGTTCAGGAAATAGCAGATGCTTTGCAAGGGGTCGACATTCCCGTTTTGGTGAAAAATCCGATTCATCCGGAGCTTCAGTTGTGGATTGGTGCTTTGGAGCGGATCAATAAAGCGGGAATTAAAAAATTGGCTGCTATTCATCGTGGCTTTTCCACCTACGAAAAAACGCCTTTCCGAAATGCTCCCATGTGGGAAATCCCCATCGAGTTAAAACGACTGATTCCGCAATTACCGATAATATGCGATCCGAGTCACATTTCCGGTACACGCGAACTTATCGAAATGGTATCGCAAAAGGCGCTGGATTTGGATATGGCGGGACTCATCATCGAAACCCATCCGGATCCTGAACACGCTTTGAGTGATGCGCAACAGCAAATTACGCCGGCGCGATTGAACGAGTTATTAAATGGACTTTCCATTCGTAATCCGGAGGTGAGCAATCACGAATTTCAGACTGCATTGGAGGAGTTGCGGACAAAAATTGATGATCTGGATCTGGAAATTCTGCAAAAGTTCGCGGCGCGAATGGATATTGCCGAAAAAATAGGGGAGTATAAAAAAGAAAATCAAGTAACCATTTTGCAATTACAGCGCTGGGAAGAAATTATCCGCAAGCGAAAAATGCAAGGGGAAGCCATGGGTTTGAGTGATGCTTTTTTGCGGAAATTACTTGAGATTATCCACGAGGAATCCATTCGCAGGCAGAATGGGGTAATGAACAATTCCTCTAAATGAAAAATCCCCCTAAAAAGGAGGATTTTTACAACAAAAAACATTCGATTAGTTTTCGGTCAACGTAAAGCGATAGCTTTCCATAATGGGATTGTGCAATAATTTTTTGCAGGCTTCGTCCACCAATTTTCCGGCTTCTTCTTTGTTCGCTGCCTCAACGTGAAGGGTCATATGTTTACCGATGCGCACATTGGTAATTTGTGATAGGTTCAGGTTTTTCATGCTGTTGCTTACGGCTTTCCCCTGGGGGTCGAGCAGTGCTTCCAGTGGCATTACATCGATCTCGGCTTTAAATTTCATGACTTGAAAATAAGTGGTTTCAATATGGATATTAAGATGTACAAAAGTATAATAATTGGGATTGCTACAAACTGAAATATTATCAACAATGCAGCAGCCACCGCTAAAAATGAAAAACGAATTTCATTGCCCTTCCATCCAAAAGATTTGAATTTGAGTGCAAATAGCGGTATTTCGGCAATGAGTAAAAAGGACATAATCACCGCGGTGATGCTTAAAAAATAGCGATTCAGCAGGATTCCCGACCATTCGTTGTTTTCAAAGGGATTAAAGGAAAACCACATCTGAGGCATGAAATTGGAGTAAACTTCATCACCAATGTGCATATGCCGAACCAATTCGCCATCCCATTCCAGCATAAGCGGGAAGGCTATAAAAAAGAGTGTATTGGCTGGAGTAGGTACGCCAATAAACGAATCCGATTGCCGGGTGTCGATGTTGAATTTGGCCAGGCGGTATGCCGAAAGCAATGGAATAATGAGGGGAATAAAAAGGAAGGGGTTCCAGCTTAAAACAAAGGTTGGATTTTCGAGAAACAGCGTAAGTTTCATGAGTTGAAAAACAATAATTCCGGGTACCACTCCAAATGAAACCATATCGGCAAGGGAGTCGAGCTGTTTTCCCATGTCGCCACTCACCTTAAGCAAACGCGCCAGAAAACCGTCGAAAAAATCGAGCACCGCTGCCAGGAGTACGAGGTAGGCCGAAATGGATAGCTCCCATTGAAAGGCGTAAATGATAGCGAGGATTCCGCAAAACAGATTACCAAGGGTAAAGAGATTGGGGATTTGAGATCGAATTTGCATCATGGTGCAAAATAATGGAAAATAAAAGGCAATACGTCCGATTTTTTTGAGTTTTATCCGGAGGTTTCAACTCTACTTTTTTTTATCTTTATCCAACATGAAAAATTCTTTTTTCACTTTCTGTTTGTTGCTTGCCGGTGGAGCTGTTTCGTTAAAGGCTCAAACGGCCAAATATTCCAATGAATTTTTATCGATCGGTGTAGGTGCCCGTGCCCTGGGGATGTCCAACTCAGTTATCGCCACAGGTGATGATGTTACGGCTGGATATTGGAATCCGGCAGGTTTAACCGGGATTCGCGGCGATATGCAAGTGGGACTGATGCACTCTGAACAGTTTGGCGGAATTGCCAAATTCGATTATGGAGGATTGGCAAAAGTACTCGATTCCAATAGCGCATTTGCAGTTTCTATCATTCGCTTTGGTATTGATGATATTCCCAATACCACCGAGTTAATTGATCAGGCAGGAAATATAGATTATAGTCGCATTTCAACTTTTTCTGCGGCAGATTATGCCTTTATTGGTTCTTATGCACGCAAAACCAAAATTCCCGGCTTACGCATTGGGGCCAACGTAAAAATCATTCACCGTAAAATTGGTGATTTCGGAAAGTCATGGGGATTTGGATTGGATGCTTCTGCGCAATACAACTACAAGAAATGGCAATTCGGAGCGATGGCCCGGGATATTACGACCACGTTCAATGCCTGGAGTTATTCACTCACTTCCGAAATGATCAACACGTTTATTGCAACAGGAAATGATATTCCGACCAATTCGGTGGAATTGACTTTACCCAAATTGTTATTGGGTGGTGGACGAAAATTTGAAATCAAAGACCGCTTTAGTGTCCTAACGGAATTGGATGTGGATATGAGTTTCGACGGAATGCGTAATACGTTAATCAAATCCAATTCCGTGAGTATCGATCCGCATTTCGGATTTGAAGCAGGATACAAAAACATTGTTTTTCTCCGCGGTGGAGTAGGTAATTTTCAGAAATCGAAAAAAATAGATGGCACAGGTGATGAGTGGACCTTCCAACCTAACATTGGAGTAGGCGTTCGCATTCGTCAGTTTACCATCGATTATGCGCTGACCGATGTCGGCAACCAATCGGCTGTCATTTATTCCAACGTATTTTCACTCCGATTCGACATCAGCAAACCCGGTTCATGAAAAAAGTAATACTGATAGCAGTTTGTATATTGAATTCCATTCTGGGAATAGGTCAGGGTAATTCCTGGATTCAATATGGAGGCGCATCCCGGTATTACACGATAAAAATTCCCGCAACCGGAATTTATCATTTAGATCATGCAGTTTTAGTCGCAGCGGGTATCGATCCGAGTACTATCGATCCGCGCAATTTCCAGATTTTCGGTTGGGAAAAAGAAGTTCCCATTTATATTTCCGGAGCGCAGGATCTCAGTTTTGATCCCGGAGATTATATTGAGTTTTATGCCGAGGCCAATGATGGAAGAAATGATACCTCGCTCTATATTGGAGGCGAGGAGTCCATGCCCGATTTACATTTTTCATTGTATAACGATACCATTTGTTATTTTCTAACCTGGAATAATTCAGTCAATAATTTACGGATTCAGGATTTAATGGATACCGTGATTTCAACGCATACTCCGCTTGATTGGGTGTGGACTGAATCTCATCTAAAATCGAACGTTCGTTATTTGCTCGGCTATCAGGAATCCGGCGCTTCTTCCAGTTATTATACGGCAGGAGAAGGATGGTTTGGCGATTATATTGATGGTTATTATTCACAAGCGCAAACCGATGCCGTTCCCACTCCATTTCCGTATCAGGGTCCTGGAGCTCCGGATGCGAAATCGAGCATATCATTTGCAAGCGCATCCAATTCACTCATCTACACAGGAGCGGGAAATCACCATACCAAAGTACAGATCGGTTCATCCTTTCAGGATGTAATGGATACTGTTTTTATGGGGTATAAACTGATCCGATATGATTTCCTTTATGCCAATTCGCTATTGGAAAACGGAAGCAGTAAAATACGCTATCAAACCGTTAATGATTTAGGCGCGCTCAGCGATTATCAGAATGTAGGAAATTCATCCATTACCTATCCGCGAATTCCCAATTTAAACGGCGCATCTACATTTCGTTTTACCACGCCCTATAACATCAGTGATTTTATCTCGCGCATTGATTTTACTAATTACGCTGCAGGGAATTTGTGGATGTATATTTTGGGCGACTCCGTTTACCGCATGCCGGCGATTATGAATGGAGCATCCCGTTCGTTTTTGGTTCCGAATGAAATAAATGGAAACGACAGGGAATGTGTTGTGATTTCTGATAACGCATTTATGAATGTATCGGTGATTAGTCCCGTAAACGGAACAGGAATTTTTACCGATTACGCATCGCTCAATGTTCAAAATGCATACCTGATTATCACTCATCCTAAATTGTGGAATGCAGCACAACAATATGCATCGTATCGCTCGTCGGTAAGTGGCGGAGCATACAATACGCTGGTGGTAGATGTGAATGAATTGTATTTGCAATACGGACATGGCGTTGAGAAACACATCGACGGAATAAGAAATTTTTTAAAAGATATTTCCGTTGACTGGAACACACATCCGGGACATTTATTGCTCATGGGTAAAGCCATTCGTGAAGCAACGGAATCTTCCAATGGAACCTTTCACGGAACACGAAAAGATACTGCGGCATTTCGTAAAAATTTAGTTCCTTCTTATGGTTATCCCTCTTCCGATGTATTGATCAGTGCCGGATTATTCGGAGCGCAAATGGAACCGGGAATCGCTACGGGACGTATCGCTGCGCAGGATGAACAAACCGTTCTCGATTATTTAGCAAAAGTGCAGGAATTTGAAACAGCACAAGATCCCAATTCACTCTACACCATTGAAGAAAAAGAATGGATGAAACACATTCTCCATTTTGGAGGTGGATCTACTACTCAGGAGCAATCGGATTTTGCTTATTATCTTTCCACATTCGAAAGCATCATTGAAGACACCTTATTCGGTGCTTACGTTCATTCCTATTACAAACAATCTTCCGATCCCATCGATCCGATTGAATTTGATGAAGTAATGACACGACTGGAAGAAGGGGTAAGCATCATGAATTTTTTCGGACATTCAAGTGTGAATGGATTCGATCAGAATATTGATGAACCTTCCAACTGGACCAATCAGGGAAAATATCCCTTGCTAATTGGTAACGCCTGTTATTCCGGCGATATTTTTCAGCCAGATGCCGTATCCGCTTCCGAAGATTTTGTATTCCAGCCTCAGAAAGGAGTAATTGGATTTTTATCTTCTTCCAAGCAAGGATTTATTTCTCCACTGTATGGATTCACCAGCACCTTTTACGGAAATCTATCGCGATTTCATTATGGAGAAACCATTGGTAAACTGGTTCAGTATTCAATACAGAGTACACAGCCCGGACAAATTGCCACCTTTATTCCCTATGAAAATGCGTGTACACAAATGACGCTTCATGGTGATCCCGCATTACGTTTAAATCCACACAACCGACCCGAACTCGTGGTGCGCCAGCAAGATGTTTATTTCGAACCAAACACGGTAACCTTAGCAGATGATTCGGTAAATGTAAACGTGATCATCAGTAATATTGGCCGCTCCGTTTCCGATACGGTCATTGTAGAATTAAAACGCCATTTACCCAGCGGATCGGAACTTACCTATATAGCCTATTTACCGAAAAGCAATTTCCGCGATACCGTTGTTTTTCGTATTCCCGTTCTCCATAATGTGGCTGTGGGAATCAACTTTTTTGATGTAGCCGTAGATATTCCCAGTTTTATTCCCGAACAACAGGATGAATTAAGCAACAACCAAACCACTGCTACATTATTTATTTTTTCCAATGGCATTTTTCCGGTTTTCCCTTATGAGTATGCCATCGTTCCGGATTCCATTATGGATTTAAAAGCTTCCACCTATGATCCGTTAATTGGTGTTAAAACCTATCGTTTCGAAATTGACACTACCGATCAATTTAATTCTCCTGCATTGCATTTTCAAATGGTCACCGCAGGTGGAGGAGTAGTAATTGCTCGTCAAACAGATTGGCTCAATGCTTCCGGAAATCCGGATCCGTTTATTTTTTCAGATTCCACCGTTTATTTTTGGCGCGTTTCACCGGATAGTGTCACTTATAGCTGGCACGAGAGTTCGTTTCAGTATATACCCGGATTAACGGGGTGGGGACAAGCCCATTTTTACCAGTTCGAGGCCAATGAGGAAATTACGATGCATTATGATCGTGCTCAACATGGCTGGTATTGGGATCCGAATATTCGTCGCATAGGTTGTGATGTGTATACCTATGCTTCCAACTCGAATGAATTTTTCGGGACATTGTGGACCATTGATGGTAGTCTGCAAGATTATTCCGGATGCGGTGTTGATCCTGCCATTCACGTTGCCGTGATTGATCCGCTCACTCTGGAACCATGGGGTACCTACGGTTGCGATCCTTCCATAGGAGGAAGTTGTCCGGGTTGTACCATGATCAATTCCAATCACAGTTTTGGAAACATCAATGATGGATGTGCGTGCAGAAACCGGGTGGAATATTATTTTAATTTCAGACATACTTCTCCTGCAGAAATGGATTCACTCGTGAGTATGGTGAACAATAAGATTCCTGCGGGTCACTATGTGTTATTATACACCTGGCGATTTGCCGATTACAATGCATGGACTCCGGCCACTTATGCGATGATAAATTCACTCGGTGCAGGCGATAGTATTTATCCCGGCCGACCCAATGAATCGTGGATTGTACTTGCTAAAAAAGGAGATCCTTCCTTTACCAAAGTTTTTATGGGAGGAAGTACTCCCGGTACATTACTTAGCATGAACGATACCTTATTTGGATTCGATTTTGCAGGAAGTATGAAATCCGTATTGGCAGGTCCTGCCACCCATTGGGGATCACTGTATTGGCAGCGACGATCACTGGAATCTCCTTCTACCGACAGCGCCCGTATTTATGTTTATGGTGTGGATGTAAATGGAGCAGAAACCTTGTTGCTGGATACCAATTTTACCACCGTTGATTCGATTGTGAATTTATCTTCCATTGTGGATGCACAGCAATATCCTTATATCCGATTAAAAGGTTGGTATTCCGACACTGCATTTTTTACACCCGCACAAACTACGCGCTGGCAATTGGTGTACACACCTGTACCGGATGCTGCAGTAAATGGAAATCGCGGATTTTATATTAGTCGGACCGATACCCTGCAGGAAGGAGAATCATTGGAATTAGCTATTGCTGTAGAAAACATCACACCGTGGCCGATGGATTCTTTGCTGGTGCATTATTGGGTGGAAGATCAGAATAGGGTAAGACATTATCAAACTTATGCACGCCAGGATTCGTTGCGTGATTTCGCCTTGTTGTACGATACCATCAGCATCAATACGCAAGGATTTGGAGGATACAATTCACTTTGGATGGAAGTGAATCCCATACCATTAATTCCCGGTGCTACAGCTTA is part of the Flavobacteriales bacterium genome and encodes:
- the pssA gene encoding CDP-diacylglycerol--serine O-phosphatidyltransferase yields the protein MQIRSQIPNLFTLGNLFCGILAIIYAFQWELSISAYLVLLAAVLDFFDGFLARLLKVSGDMGKQLDSLADMVSFGVVPGIIVFQLMKLTLFLENPTFVLSWNPFLFIPLIIPLLSAYRLAKFNIDTRQSDSFIGVPTPANTLFFIAFPLMLEWDGELVRHMHIGDEVYSNFMPQMWFSFNPFENNEWSGILLNRYFLSITAVIMSFLLIAEIPLFALKFKSFGWKGNEIRFSFLAVAAALLIIFQFVAIPIIILLYILISILKPLIFKS
- the purS gene encoding phosphoribosylformylglycinamidine synthase subunit PurS; translated protein: MKFKAEIDVMPLEALLDPQGKAVSNSMKNLNLSQITNVRIGKHMTLHVEAANKEEAGKLVDEACKKLLHNPIMESYRFTLTEN
- a CDS encoding phosphoadenylyl-sulfate reductase — its product is MTPAEIELHIRNYKKEGKKLFATSSFQTHSIPMLHILSTIDPEIPVLFINTGFHFPETLVFRDQIASLLGIKIIDVHSAVARNLQKDGKGQFYFTSDPDYCCFMNKTQPVEPFLAEYDVWINGIRGDQNANRRNMKIEQDAPFGSKRFHPMLDWSSKMIYDYIRENNLPRHPLENQGYLSIGCEPCTRKVDLNNDRSGRWFGLNKTECGLHTDLISK
- a CDS encoding PorV/PorQ family protein encodes the protein MKNSFFTFCLLLAGGAVSLKAQTAKYSNEFLSIGVGARALGMSNSVIATGDDVTAGYWNPAGLTGIRGDMQVGLMHSEQFGGIAKFDYGGLAKVLDSNSAFAVSIIRFGIDDIPNTTELIDQAGNIDYSRISTFSAADYAFIGSYARKTKIPGLRIGANVKIIHRKIGDFGKSWGFGLDASAQYNYKKWQFGAMARDITTTFNAWSYSLTSEMINTFIATGNDIPTNSVELTLPKLLLGGGRKFEIKDRFSVLTELDVDMSFDGMRNTLIKSNSVSIDPHFGFEAGYKNIVFLRGGVGNFQKSKKIDGTGDEWTFQPNIGVGVRIRQFTIDYALTDVGNQSAVIYSNVFSLRFDISKPGS
- a CDS encoding bifunctional 3-deoxy-7-phosphoheptulonate synthase/chorismate mutase type II gives rise to the protein MSQWFQGLPHPLFMAGPCSAESEEQMMEVAQGIAASGKVTVLRAGIWKPRTRPDTFEGRGEQALPWLNAAAKQNGLLSLTEVANAAHVEAALKAEIDMLWVGARTTVNPFSVQEIADALQGVDIPVLVKNPIHPELQLWIGALERINKAGIKKLAAIHRGFSTYEKTPFRNAPMWEIPIELKRLIPQLPIICDPSHISGTRELIEMVSQKALDLDMAGLIIETHPDPEHALSDAQQQITPARLNELLNGLSIRNPEVSNHEFQTALEELRTKIDDLDLEILQKFAARMDIAEKIGEYKKENQVTILQLQRWEEIIRKRKMQGEAMGLSDAFLRKLLEIIHEESIRRQNGVMNNSSK